The sequence ACTGATAAGGTTTGTAAGTACCTGGCGTATTCTCGATGCATCACCGATGAGCTTCTGTGGCAGAGGGCTGAGATCACAGATAAATTCGAGGTTTTTTGCCTGTGCTGAGCGGGCCATCATATCTGTGAGTTCTTCGAGCAATTCAACCGGTGAGAAGGGATCGTTGCTGATCTGCAGTTTACCGGCTTCGATTTTGGAAAAATCCAGCACATCATTGATGATATTCAGCAGGCTGTTGGCGGAGGAATTGATGATGCGTAAATGCTGTTGCTTTTGCGGTGGCAGAGGGGTTTGCGCCAGCTCCTGGCTGAAACCGAGAATCGCGTTGAGCGGCGTGCGGATTTCATGGCTCATATTGGCAAGAAACTGCGACTTTATCTTGCTGGCCTGGACCGCCTGCTTGCGGGCTATATCCAGTCGCGCATTTTGTTCTTCAATAATTTCGATATTGTTACGCAGATCTTCGGTCACCGTATCCACCGACGATGAGAGCTTATTCTGACTTTTCTCCATTAACGCCAGAGAAAACAGGAACACCTCAATAAAGACACCCATCTGGAAACAGTAGGTGGTAAACGTATTAGAGGGAAATATGCCCATCAGCCCGAGCATGCCTACCAGCGCAGAGGCCAGCAGAATACTCCAGGCAAAGATAAAATACCGGGCCGGCTTAAAGTGATTGGCATAACTTTCATAGCCGGCGTACAGAAAACTGCATATGGCCAGAATACTGGTCAGATATACCAGATTACTTTGCCATACCGGGGCTAATGCATCGGTCAGTGATAACAATCCGAGGATCACCAGCGCCGACAAGCTGGCATAGATGAGCTTAGTGGTACGAGGCGCGGTTCTGGGGCCGTTAAGAAACACCAGGGTGAACAGACCAGCGCACAGGGCAACGGCGATAAACAGCAGATCCACATGCTGATTCAGCCAGGGGGCAACGGCTGCCTGGGTATATTGTTGCAGATGTCCACCCCATACAAACTGCCACAACAATACGCTGCTGATATAGGCCGCATAGGCCAGTAAACTCGGATCTCTGAGGCTGACAAACAGAGTCAGGTTGTACAGCAGCAGGATCAGCAAGGCACCATAAAATGCCCCCCAGATCAGACTATCCAGTGTCAGAATCCGGCTATGTACAGGTTTGGACATCAGCTCTACAGGCGCAAGCCGCACCTCGCCTGAGCTTTGTATGCGGATAAAAAGGTCCAGCCTGGTGGCAAAAGGCAACTCGGCTTCAAGGGTCGGGAAACGGAATTGCTGATTGTGCTGTTTGCCCTGCACGCTTTGGGCGATGACCTGCGAGTCTGCGATGAGGTAAAAGTCTACCCTATCATTCTGGGCATAGCCCAGGTCCATCACCCACATCGACTCCTGACTGACATTACTGAAACTGGTATGTAGCCAGATGGCTTCGTCGCCAAAGCCGAAATTGGGATTCTGACTGTCAGGCCAGCTAAACGCCGGTAATTTCTGCATCACCTCATTAATACTCAGACTGGCCTTTTTGTCATAGAGGACACGAAACTGGCCTTTCAGTGATTGTACTTTGTCACCGTCGATCAGTTGCAGACTGGCCTGAGCGCTGACCTGCAACGACAACAGACATAAGCAACAGCCGAGTAACAGCCTGAAAAGGGGCATAGAGCTTCCGCTTGGATTATTTTTAATCTCTATTTAACCATTGTCCCATTGGGGATACCAATGCTAAGTTGTTTGTCTTGCATTAGCTAAATGCAGGATGCCTGAAAAGAAGCAATCCGGTAAGCTTGCACAATAAACAACAAGAATGATCAATCCGGTTGGTATTAACCTGATTTAACAACATCTGATTTCACAATAAGAAAATTTGCACCTATGAGTCATGAAATCACTATCAGCGCTGAGGGTGTTGAACAACTTCCCCTGAGACACTTTACTGAAGACGCCTACCTGAATTATTCCATGTACGTGATCATGGACAGGGCATTGCCGCATATCGGTGACGGCTTAAAACCCGTTCAGCGGCGTATTATCTATGCCATGTCGGATTTGGGCTTAAGTGCTAATGCCAAGTACAAGAAATCTGCCCGTACTGTCGGTGATGTATTGGGTAAGTTCCACCCCCATGGCGACTCAGCCTGTTATGAAGCCATGGTGTTAATGGCACAACCCTTTACCTACCGCTACCCGCTGGTGGACGGCCAGGGTAACTGGGGTGCACCGGACGATCCTAAATCCTTTGCCGCGATGCGTTATACCGAAGCGCGGTTATCCCGTTTCAGTGAAGTACTGCTCAGTGAACTGGGGCAGGGTACGGTTGACTGGCAGCCGAATTTTGATGGCACACTGAAAGAGCCTAAGGTGTTGCCGGCTCGCCTGCCGCATATTCTGGTTAACGGTATTACCGGGATTGCAGTGGGGATGGCCACCGATATTCCGCCCCATAATGTACGCGAACTGGCCCATGCCTGTGCTCACCTGCTGGACAACAATAAGGCAGAGCTGGCCGATTTGATGCAGTTTGTAAAAGGGCCGGACTATCCCACAGAAGCTGAAATTATTACCCCCCGCGAAGACCTGATTAAGATTTATGAAACCGGTCGCGGCTCGATTAAATCCCGTGCCGTTTATACGGAAGAAAGTGGCGAAATCGTGATTACCGCGTTGCCCCATCAGGCTTCCGGTGCCAAAGTACTGGAACAGATAGCGGCGCAAATGCAGACCAAGAAGTTGCCCATGGTCAGTGATTTGCGCGATGAGTCGGATCATGAAAATCCGACCCGTCTGGTGATCACTCCCCGCTCCAACCGGGTCGATATCGAACAACTGATGCAGCATCTGTTTGCCACCACAGATCTGGAGAAAAACTATCGCGCCAACCTGAATATGATTGGTCTGGATGGCCGGCCCCAGGTCAAGGATCTGCGCACCATTTTATCTGAATGGCTGGTGTTCAGACGTGAAACTGTGGTGCGCCGTCTGCAATACCGGCTGGATAAGGTACTTGCAAGACTGCATATTCTTGAAGGTTTGCTGATCGCCTTTCTGAATATCGACGAAGTGATCCATATCATCCGCACTGAGGATAAGCCTAAACCGGTGCTGATGGAGCGTTTTGGTCTGACCGATACCCAGGCTGAAGCCATTCTCGAATTAAAACTGCGTCACCTGGCCCGTCTCGAAGAGATTAAGATCCGTGGCGAGCAGGATGAGCTCAGCGCCGAACGGGATAAGCTGGAAGCGCTGCTGGGCTCAGACAGAAAGCTCAAAACACTGATTAAGAAAGAGATCCTGGCCGATGCACAGACCTATGGTGATGACAGACGTTCACCTCTGGTAGAGCGCGGAGAAGCCAAAGCCCTGTCGGAAAAACAACTGGTACCCTCCGAGGCGGTGACCATAGTCTTGTCTGAAAAAGGCTGGGCCCGTTGTGCCAAAGGTCATGATGTGGATGCTGCCGGACTCAGTTACAAAGCCGGCGATAATTACCTGGCGGATGCCCGTGGTCGCAGTAATCAGCCGGCGGTGTTTATTGACTCCTCCGGCCGTGCCTTTGCCTGTGATGCCCATACTCTGCCTTCGGCCCGCAGTCAGGGTGAGCCGTTGACCGGTCGTTTCAACATTGTCGCCGGTGAGAATGTAGAGCATGTGGTGATGGGTAATGAAGAGGATAAATTCCTGATTGCCTCCGACGCCGGCTATGGTTTTATCGGAAAATTTGCTGATATGGTCAGCAAGAATAAAAACGGTAAGGCGTATCTGAGCCTGCCCACGGCGGCTAAGGCTTTATCCCCGCAACGGGTCAGAAATCCCGATACGGACTGGTGTCTGGCCATCTCCAATGAAGGCCGGATGCTGATGTTCCCGCTCAAAGACCTGCCTACACTGGGTAAAGGCAAGGGCAATAAAATCATCAGTATCAGCTCGGCTAAAGCCAAAACCCGCGAGGAATATGTCAAGGTGCTGGCAGTGGTACCCGATGGTGCGCAGGTGAAGATTGTTGCCGGTAAACGGGGCATGAGCCTGAGTCAGGAAGATCTCGCTCATTTCCGTGGCGAGCGCGGACGCCGGGGCCATAAATTGCCGCGGGGCTTACAGCGGGTGGATGATGTGGAAGTGTTATTGCCACAGCAACCGGAGCCTGAAACAGACACCGATCCCGAGCTGCCGGATTAAGAAAGTTGTCAGCGATCAGCTGTCAGTGGTCAGAAAAAACAGGGCCCAAATTTATTGGGCTAACGGCGTTAAGCCCGGCGCTGTTGGTCGAATACATCCAGCAGGCAGAGAAAACACAGGTCTAAAATAATACTCACCGCGGAGCCGCTGAGTTCGCAGAGATTTAATGGGTCAGATCCTGTTTTCTCTGCGCCTTTGCGTCTCTGCGAGAGAAAAACAGAACAAGACCACGAAAATCACTAAAGACACTAAAAGGGTTAATAATACTGTTCGTGTAGCCCGGATGCAGCGAAACGGAATCCGGGCGACCAATAACTTTGTTCTCACCACAGAGACGCGCTGAGTTCAGAAAGCTAATACATCCAATCCTCTGCGTTGGAACAGCTTTTTATTCATAATTCATAATTCATCACTCATCACTCATAACTCAGCCCTAATCACTCTCCCTGCCTTAACAGCAGGTTGGCCATGGCCTTGTTAAATACCTTAATCCAGTGCGGGCAGAACTGGCTGTCGGCGACTTTGTTGATTTCCATTACGGCCCGTTTCTTGGGGCGTTTATGATGGCCCTGGTGAGCCCGCGAATGGGTCAGCGCATCGAAGGTATCGATGATGGCCAGCAACTTGGCTCCTTCACAGATATCCTCGCCTTTAATTCCAAGGGGATAACCTGAGCCGTCCATGCGTTCGTGATGCTGAATCACGATTCTGCGTGCCTCGTTCCACTGATCAAGATGTTCGAGCAGACGGGCACTCTTGTAAACATGGGAGCGCATCAGGTTAAATTCGTTCTGCTCCAGCGGCTCGACCTTGTGCAGCACCCTCAGCGGCATAAATGCCATACCGAAATCGTGTACATAGCAGGCCACCGCCAGCTGGTTCGGCTCTACCGGACTACCGCGCATTTTATTCAGAAACAGCGCCAGACGGGCAATACGGTCTCCCCGTCCCTGCCAGTATTTGGAGCGGCGCTCGACCGGCTCCATCAGTTCGCGGAAAAACAGAATATCCTTATGTTCGGCATCTTCGGTATCGGCGGTCAGGCCGATATGGCTGAGGGCCTGTTCTGCGCTTTGTTGTGCCGACTCCTCCGCCGCTTCACTCTTAGGCGCCGCATCCAGAGAAGGATCCAGCAACAGCACCGATTCGGTCAGCAGCTTTTCGTGCTCCGGACCGTTCTCAGGCTTGATCCGGGAGAGTTGCTTGGCCAGCAATTTGTACAGCTCGGCATCATATTTAGCCTGACCCGCCTGGCTGCAGGCTTCGACAAAGAGTTTGACTCTGTCCATGGTCAGCAGTACCAGGTCACTCATGGTGCTGGTGTATTTAATCTGTCCTTTACGCAGGTAATCGAGCAGATCTTCAACGTGCTGCAGCAGCGGGATCATGGGTGTGAAGTTCACCAGTCCCAAGTCGCCTTTAATGGTATGTATCGAACGAAACAGGGCCCGCTGCAGCTCATTATCCTCAGGCTGAAGCTCCAGCTCCATCAGGGTTTGTTCGCTGGCTTCATAGAGTTCGTTAATTTCTTCGAGCAGGTCGGTTAGAATGTCATCATCAAGATCTTCGGGTCGAAAACTTTGCATTAATACTGCTGCCTCGTTGAAAAAGTATCGTTTGATTATCGGCCGGTAATAATTAAATCATAGCAAGTGAGGTTGATCGCCTCTCAGTTTAGCAGAATTGTGGGACTGATCAGATATCCTGTCGACCTAAAGTCTGTATACTTTGCCGCCATGAATGACACAATGGAAGCCTGAATTGTTAGCCCTGATCCGCGTACCCCTTTTGCTGCTTTACTTTATCCTGCTGAATCTTGTTTTGTTACTGATGTGTATACTGCGGCCTTTTCATCGCAACAATGTGCATTACAGTGCCAGAGCCTACGGCAGTATCGCCTGGTTACTGGGGGTTAAGGTGATAGTCAGAGTATCGGATAAGCTGGATCCCGGTAAGCCCGTGGTCTACATCGGCAATCATCAGAACAGCTATGATCTGATCACTATTTGCTCTGCTACACAGCCGGGTACCGTCACGGTAGGCAAAAAGAGTCTGGCCTGGGTGCCCCTGATGGGTCAGTTATACTGGCTGTCCGGCAATATTCTTATCGATCGCAATGATTCCGGTAAAGCCAGCAATACAGTAAAGCAAACGATTAAAAAAATCCGTGAGCGGCGCACCTCAGTCTGGTTGTTTCCGGAGGGCACGCGCAGTTATGGTCGCGGCCTGCTGCCCTTTAAAAGCGGCGCTTTTCTGATTGCCCGGGGCACCAGGGAGCCGGTATCCATGATTTGTGCCAGCAACCTGCACAATAAGATCCGCCTTAATCGCTGGAACAATGGGGTGGTGCTGGTGGAGGTTACCGAGCCTGTTGAGCTGGATAAGTCACGGAGTGTTAAACAGTGGAGTGATTACTTTCATCAGCAAATGCAGGCAAAGATCACACAGCTGGACAAAGAAGTGTCAGAGCTGGAAGCTGCTCAGCGATAACACCAAACCGGATTGGTATAAAATCCCATTGGTATTCAGTATAAAGCAGACTACACTGCGGCTAAATTGATGTTGAGAATTTGATTATGAATCCAGAACACAGCCAATGGTATGATTTTAATCAGGAAACGATCCAGGCTCTGCTTGATGATGGCTCAAGTGCCAGCGAGCCTCATTCAATCGAATATCACTTTGCCAGTGACAATTTTGACCGCCTGGAAAAAGCCGCTGTGGATGCGTTTAAAGCTGGTTTTGAAGTGGGAGATGCCGAAGAGCTGATCCTCGATGACGGCGGTACCCTGTTCTGTTTCGATGCCGTGATCGAAAGGCCGCTGGAGCTGGAACAGATTAATCAGGATACCGAAACCCTGCTGGCCATCGCCGACAAACATCAGGTTCATTACGATGGCTGGGGCACGTATTTTGTAGAATAGTGCCCGCCACCAGAAGGTCTCTGGTTGAGACGCTATCAGTGGACGCCAGAAACCTGCTGCGCCATCTTCACCTCCTCCATCTGTTCGGGAGATGGTTGGTTCTGTGCCTGATTCAGCAACTCAGCCATTTCATCCATAATATCCAGAAACCGCATTAACTGCTTCTGATTTAAGGTAGTGGAGAAGGATTCGATACTGTTGATTAAGGCGCGCTGGCTCATTGGCTCTCCCGGTGTCAAAAAATTGTGTTGTTGATTGTCACCGGGGTGTTATTCAATTGCTGTGCCACCTTCAACTACTATTGTCGTTGTTATCTTCTGTTTCAGCTGGCTGAATTTCGGTAACCACTTTCTGCACCAGTTTGACTCTGCCGTGGCGAACCAAAGCCTCTCTGAGCACATATTCAATTTGCGCATTCACGCTGCGCAGTTCGTCATCGGCCCAGCGCTGCATGGCGGCCAGTACGTCGGCGTTGATTCTCAGAGGGTAGGCTTTCTTAGACAAGATAACTCCGTTATTTATGGCGTTTCAAAACGGCAACAGCTTCAGCGCCTGATAAACCTGTTGCCTTGCCGGGTAAGTTACAGTTAACCAGCTCCCAGCTCTGCCGTCCGGCCTCATTAATCAGGCTTTCAAAACCACTGAAGTCTGGCTTCAAACCCAGGAAGCCTTTCGGGGAAGGCTTGCAGGTAATGACTTTATATTCCCATTGCATATGCTTTTCCTAGTACAGGCTACCAGCGTTAATGACCGGCTGGGTGTGTTTATCGCCACACAACACCACTAACAAGTTACTGACCATGGCGGCTTTGCGCTCTTCATCCAGCTCCACCACGTTCTGGGCCTTGAGTTGCTCCAGTGCCATCTCCACCATACCCACGGCACCTTCTACAATCCGGGTGCGGGCAGCCACAATAGCAGAGGCTTGCTGGCGTTGCAGCATGGCACTGGCTATTTCCGGGGCATAGGCCAGATGGCTGATCCGGGCTTCATGAACCGTGACCCCCGCCTTATCGAGCCGGTCCTGAATTTCCTTTTTCAGGCTGTCGGAAATTGTCTGTGGGTGGCTGCGCAGGGCAATGCCTTCATCTTCCTGCGGATCGTAAGGATAGCTGCTTGCCATATTGCGCAGCGCCGATTCGCTCTGGATACTGACAAAACTCTCGTAGTCGTCCACTTCGAACACCGCTTCGGCGCTGTCCGTCACAGACCAGACCACGATGGTGGCAATTTCTACCGGGTTGCCCTGATTATCATTGACCTTGATCTTGCCGCTTTCGAAATTGCGGATACGCAGGGAGATATTCTTGCGCATAAAAAAAGGTATGGTCCATCTCAGACCATTGGTCTTAACCGTACCCACATAGGCGCCGAACAGGGTCATAACCTTAGCCTGATTGGGTTGCACCATAAAAAAACCGGCCAGACAGCCGAGTGCCAGTGCCAGTATGATCAGACTCACTAATACGGATGCGCTCCAGATCGGATTAAGGTTTAGAGCTGAGATGGGGATCACTACCGCCAGAATCAGTGCCATCAGGTAGCCATTTAAAGAAAATCCGGTTTTCTCGTTCATTGCAGTTACTCTAGTATGATATCAAAGTGATATCACTGTAGCTGTGTTTTTATAGCCGGTCAAATTATTAAGCGGAAATATTCAGCTATACTGGCAGACTGATTTTGCTTTAGCGGGATAAAACTAATGTTGCGACAAGCCACTGTAATGTTGCTTTGTATCGGGCTGATGGCCTGCACCTCCACACAGCATAAAACGCTGCAAGAAAGGCGTGCCGAGGTGCAGAAAATGCGCACTCAGACTATCGCTGCAATCGAAAAAAAACAGCCTGACATCCGTACTAAAATAAGCTCAGCCCCCGGGTATGCCGTTTTCAGCAATGCCAATGTCAATCTTATTTTTGCCAGTTTCTCAGGCGGTTACGGAGTGGCCAGAGACAACAGTAATGGCCGGGATATCTATATGAAAATGGGTGAGGCTGGCGTGGGATTCGGGCTTGGCGCGAAAGACTTCCGGGCCATTTTTGTGTTCAAGAGCCGCCCCGCCTTTGATCGTTTTATCGAGCATGGCTGGATGGTGGGCGCCCACGCCGATGCGGCGGCCAAGAGCAGTGATAAAGGCGGTGCAACAGGTGGTGAAGTTATGGCCGATGATGTGGAGATCTATCAGTTAACCGAATCGGGCCTTGCCTTGCAGGCGACCATCAAGGGGACTAAATACTGGAAGGATGACGAGCTTAACTGAGCTGGCTGTGATTCTGATACGCGGTCCGGTCTCTGGGTAGAACCACTTTCCCGCATAAACAGATCGGTGCCTGTACTCAGGACGTTTTTCTTCTTGGGGGATGTAACGGCACAGGGCTGCCGGGCAGGCAGCCCTGCTGAACAACCTAGACCGGTCTCTCTGCCTCTTTCATGTACTTCAGCAAATCCTCATTGCTGGCATTGATCAGATCCTTGTTGACCGTAGTGCGGACCAGCTTTTCGGTTTGTTTGTCGATTTTCTTGCGCAATGCCCCCAGAAATTGTGGCTCTGCGATGATGTTAAAGTGATAGGTCTTGCCTGCCCTGCGTTTTTCATCGAGTTTTTTCGCCACCCGCGAGGCAAATTCGTTCAAATCATGGGCTGTCTGATCCGCCCCGGTCATGGCATCGACGCCCTGTACTCTGTTGCTTGGGGCAGAAATGGCGCCGGGCCGGTCTGTGACCAGATCCTGTTCCTGCTCCTTACCCCGGGGATTTTCCAGACTTTCCACTTCTGACATGGAACTGGCATAGTCCTTCAGCTCAAAGATTTTTGCTTTGTTGCGATTTGCGACGACCAGATAGGAGTGTCCGATCATTTTATCCTCCTTTTTTATTCAGACTCTCTAATAGTCTAGTCACCGCAGGTGAGGATTGCAGAAAGAGGAGGGTAATTATTTAATCTGATCAGCATGGCAAAGCACAGCCGCCAGCACTTTAAAATCTGGCTAGGACGGGCTGCTTACCACCTGGTTGCGGCCCTGGCGTTTAGCCTGCAGCAGGTTGGCATCGACACGTTCAAAGGCTTGTTGCAGGTTTTCCTGCGGGTTCACTTCAATCACCCCAAAACTACCAGACAGTCTTCTTGGTGTCTGTGTCAGGGCGATTCGCATCAGGGTCTGGCGTAAACGTTCAGCAGTATCGGTGGCGTGCTGCAAATCACTGTTGGGTAACAGCAACATAAATTCATCACCACCAAAGCGGCCGAACAGGTCGGACTGGCGCAGATCAGTGAGAATCTTCTCAGCCACCTGTACCAGAGCGGTGTCGCCCGCGGTATGACCATAATCATCATTGATCTGCTTAAAGTGGTCGACATCGAAAAGAATCAGTGACACCGGCTGCTGATAACGACGGGCACGGGCGATTTCCTGTTCCGCGCGCTCAAAGAAATACATTCTGCTGGCGACCTGGGTCAGTCCGTCATTAAGTGCCAGTTTGCGCAGCTGTTTATTATGTGCTGCCAGCACAGGCACGGCGAGACCAAAATACGCGCTGGCAGCTATTACTGTGATAGCAAACTGATATACCAGGGCCTGCTCCATCAGTCCAAGCAGCGCGACCCAGATGGCTGTCAGTACACTGAAAATGGCCAGACTCATGGTGGCCCTGAATGCCGTTTCTGTATAGACCATCCACATCTGCGGGATGATCAGGAAGAATACCGCGAAGGACACCTCAGGATAGGGAAAGGCATAGGCCAGCAACATAATGGCGCTGAGCATCAGGATGCAAATGCCCTGCTTAATCAGGTAAGGTTGCAGAGGCTGATCCTGCAAATGAAAATCCAGCCCTGCCAGCCAGCTGTCAATCTGTGGATAACGCCAGCTTAACAGCCCCAGAAAAAGCGGAGTTAGCACGATCGTAGCAGCGAGATCACCAATCCACCAGGGTAGCCAGATATCTGCCACTTCGGAGCTTTGGATCATACCGCTGATCGCCAGTGCCTGGGTGCCCAGTAATGCTGCAGTGAGCGCAGTCACCGAGCCGATAACCAGAAAAGACAATATGGCTTTGGGCAGCACATCGGCGACGAGGGATTTGACCATAGAGCGCAGCAACGAAGCGCCTAACCAATAGGTAAAACAATGGGCCGCACCAAAGAGTATGCCGCTGTTGGCGAGTTGCAGCCAGTCTTGCTCTGACTGGTACATATTATCGACCCAGAAGGTGGCGATAATACTACAAAGTAACAATACCGGCATGGCCCGCAGGCCCATCACCAGAAAAGCCGCGAAGCTCAGGCCGGCCGGTGGAAACCAGATACTGGCGTGCGGCGCATACTCCATCAGCACTGCCAGCCGCCACAGCAACAACCAGCAAAGAAGAAGCAGAATGCTGCGCAGCATTTCAGTGGCAGAGAAAAAGATATTAAGCTGGTTTCTGAACGACCCCATCAGATGCCCATTTAATTAGAGTGAGCGTAGCAACGCTGTAGCATCCTTGTTACGGCTGGTTTCTATCGTCTTCACCTATTGTTGTTGAGATACTAAACAGATTGACGGGGGCCCGGCAAGTGAAGTTTGCCTGCCCCAACTGAGTCATCCGACAGATATTACAGATTCTCAATGGTCTGCTTTTGCTCCTGCAGCTTTTCGGTTTGCAGTCGGAACTCTTCCAGTTTAGCTTTTTCTTTGTCGATCACAGCAGGGGGGGCTTTGCTGACAAAATTCTGATTGTTCAGTTTGCCTTCGGTACGCTGCATATCGCCTTCTAGCTTCTCCATCGCCTTGTTGATTCTGGCCAGTTCGGCATCCTTGTCGATCAGTCCTGCCATGGGAATCAGCACTTCCATTTCACCAACAATGGCTGAGGCCGAAGCAGGGCCTTTTTCGCCAGTAGGCAATATCTCAATTTCCTCCAGTCTGGCCAGACGGCTGAGCAGCAGTTGTGTGTCTTTAAGACGACGTAAGTCTTGCTCACCTGCATTGCGCAACAGCACAGAAAGGGGTTTGCTGGGGCTGATATCCATTTCACCACGGATATTACGTACGCCGACAATCACTTGCTTGACCCACTCGATATCGGCCAGGACCTGATCATCGATCAGGCTGCTGTCCTGCTCCGGAAATGGCTGGATCATAATGCTTTGTCCCTGCGCATTGCGGCACAATGGCGCCACCCGTTGCCAGATCTCTTCGGTAATATATGGCATAAAAGGGTGCATCAGGCGTAGCAGACTCTCCAATACATTTACCAGGGTATGACGGGTGCCGCGTTTCTGTGTCTCGCTGCTGGCCTCACTGTTAAGTACAGGCTTAGATAGCTCCAGATACCAGTCGCAGAACTGATTCCAGGTAAATTCATAGACCGCCTGAGCCGCCATGTCGAAACGGTAATCCTTGATTGCGGATTCGAATGCCTGCAATGTTTGCTGGAACTTCGCCCAAATCCACTTATCTGCCAGGCTCAATTGCAGTTCACCGCCGCTTAAGCCGGTATCCTGCTCTTCGGTATTCATCAGTACAAAACGCGAGGCATTCCACAGTTTGTTGCAGAAGTTGCGGTACCCTTCTACCCGGCCCATATCGAAGTTGATATCACGGCTGGTGGAGGCCATGGCCGCAAAGGTAAAGCGCAGGGCGT comes from Lacimicrobium alkaliphilum and encodes:
- a CDS encoding GGDEF domain-containing protein translates to MGSFRNQLNIFFSATEMLRSILLLLCWLLLWRLAVLMEYAPHASIWFPPAGLSFAAFLVMGLRAMPVLLLCSIIATFWVDNMYQSEQDWLQLANSGILFGAAHCFTYWLGASLLRSMVKSLVADVLPKAILSFLVIGSVTALTAALLGTQALAISGMIQSSEVADIWLPWWIGDLAATIVLTPLFLGLLSWRYPQIDSWLAGLDFHLQDQPLQPYLIKQGICILMLSAIMLLAYAFPYPEVSFAVFFLIIPQMWMVYTETAFRATMSLAIFSVLTAIWVALLGLMEQALVYQFAITVIAASAYFGLAVPVLAAHNKQLRKLALNDGLTQVASRMYFFERAEQEIARARRYQQPVSLILFDVDHFKQINDDYGHTAGDTALVQVAEKILTDLRQSDLFGRFGGDEFMLLLPNSDLQHATDTAERLRQTLMRIALTQTPRRLSGSFGVIEVNPQENLQQAFERVDANLLQAKRQGRNQVVSSPS
- a CDS encoding host attachment protein, which codes for MIGHSYLVVANRNKAKIFELKDYASSMSEVESLENPRGKEQEQDLVTDRPGAISAPSNRVQGVDAMTGADQTAHDLNEFASRVAKKLDEKRRAGKTYHFNIIAEPQFLGALRKKIDKQTEKLVRTTVNKDLINASNEDLLKYMKEAERPV